One part of the Cyanobacteriota bacterium genome encodes these proteins:
- a CDS encoding ABC transporter substrate-binding protein encodes MILTLCLATACVNKLIPETELKELNIASLKTEASLLSEITKQYGKNKLGISNQQLNQARAKAALLDGSIDIFIGDLKESPDLSSEIIAKDPLVIVTNLANKINNLNRSDLQKIFAREVNSWKSWTGKDQPILVVDQDLTNPDYIALYSKLFETRLIPEPVRVVTGAEEARVAVSKFDNAISYLSFRDLDETIKTINIDNLPASKTNIDEGYYPLFRDVKLYYNPSKIKLAKKKRSLKKFRSYIYSRGQDIVIANNYMPVTAAERELIKVDSDPVYIGIAVPLDGPYLELAKSIVNAAKLAVEDINENDGINSRPVELIVCNDKASVAIAIECANKFVANEVQGVIGHLTSQTSIEASKIYAEHNIVQISPASTHPWFTERPGASGYVYRTIARDDKQAELMVALLDQLGLEAPIKVSVFNNGTIYGSTLATLIENVIIKQGKHKLIEIKALEQAASQYHKEIEALKSQVLIFIGEYGDAAQIVKELALNAKQDIKFIGADGVFSPGFIKEAGLRAEGAFVTGSSLGDDPSLTNEFVNRFENTYKVTASAFAMNSYDATNILIEAIEASIANNTSLKEQMHKTKHVGITGKISFNELGDPNEERMCIYRVTSGKFVKQ; translated from the coding sequence TTGATTTTGACACTATGTCTGGCAACGGCTTGCGTTAATAAATTAATTCCTGAAACGGAATTAAAAGAGCTCAATATTGCAAGTCTCAAAACGGAGGCATCCTTACTTAGTGAAATTACCAAGCAATATGGCAAGAACAAACTAGGAATCTCTAATCAGCAACTGAATCAAGCGAGAGCAAAGGCAGCTTTGCTCGATGGTAGTATTGATATTTTTATTGGTGATTTAAAAGAGAGCCCTGATTTGAGTTCTGAAATTATTGCCAAAGATCCATTGGTGATAGTTACCAATCTTGCAAATAAAATAAATAATTTGAATCGCAGCGACTTGCAAAAGATTTTTGCTCGTGAAGTAAATAGCTGGAAGTCTTGGACTGGTAAAGATCAACCGATTTTAGTAGTTGATCAAGATCTCACTAATCCTGATTACATTGCTCTTTATTCTAAGTTGTTTGAAACTAGGCTAATACCAGAACCTGTTCGTGTTGTTACTGGAGCAGAAGAAGCGAGAGTTGCAGTTAGCAAGTTTGATAATGCAATTTCCTATCTTTCTTTTCGTGATCTTGATGAAACTATCAAAACTATCAATATTGATAATTTGCCTGCGAGTAAAACCAATATCGATGAGGGTTACTATCCTTTATTCCGTGATGTCAAACTATATTACAATCCCAGTAAAATTAAATTAGCCAAGAAAAAAAGAAGCCTTAAAAAATTTAGGAGCTATATCTATAGTCGCGGACAAGATATTGTGATTGCTAATAACTATATGCCAGTTACAGCAGCTGAGCGTGAATTGATCAAGGTTGATTCTGATCCAGTTTATATTGGGATTGCAGTGCCGCTTGATGGACCATACCTCGAGCTTGCTAAGTCAATTGTTAATGCTGCAAAATTAGCGGTTGAAGATATAAATGAGAATGATGGGATTAACTCTAGACCAGTTGAACTGATTGTTTGTAATGATAAAGCTAGCGTCGCTATTGCAATTGAGTGTGCAAACAAGTTTGTAGCTAATGAAGTCCAAGGAGTCATTGGACATTTGACTTCACAAACATCTATTGAGGCGTCTAAAATATATGCTGAGCACAATATCGTGCAAATTAGTCCGGCTTCTACGCATCCTTGGTTTACTGAAAGACCAGGAGCGAGTGGCTATGTTTATAGAACGATTGCACGTGATGACAAACAAGCTGAGTTGATGGTTGCACTATTGGACCAGCTTGGTCTAGAAGCTCCAATCAAAGTTAGTGTTTTTAACAATGGGACGATTTATGGTTCGACTTTAGCTACTTTAATTGAGAACGTAATTATTAAACAAGGCAAACACAAGTTAATTGAAATCAAAGCACTTGAACAAGCGGCAAGTCAGTATCACAAAGAAATCGAAGCACTTAAAAGTCAGGTATTGATATTTATTGGTGAGTATGGTGATGCTGCGCAGATAGTTAAAGAGCTTGCGCTGAACGCCAAGCAGGATATTAAATTTATCGGAGCTGATGGTGTTTTCAGTCCTGGATTTATTAAGGAAGCTGGATTACGTGCTGAAGGAGCCTTTGTTACAGGAAGCTCTCTTGGAGACGATCCTAGCTTGACTAATGAATTTGTCAATAGATTTGAGAATACTTATAAAGTAACTGCTTCTGCTTTTGCGATGAATAGTTATGATGCGACTAATATTTTAATAGAAGCGATTGAAGCTTCTATTGCAAACAATACTTCACTTAAAGAGCAGATGCATAAAACTAAACACGTTGGTATTACCGGCAAGATTAGTTTTAATGAGCTTGGTGATCCAAATGAAGAGCGTATGTGTATTTATAGAGTTACTTCAGGCAAGTTTGTTAAGCAATAA
- a CDS encoding FliM/FliN family flagellar motor switch protein has translation MQSEVRTTNETLGLEFNQSRFLYLDDLIPWFESNYNVYELINDFWGLETKSRLVAVTKDIKDQAWKGLVAEWDSDTRLNGQFRVNKDLIKGLLNLSLGERKTKLNLDGKKPEFKLKDLSKLEMNIFENFFIELENFWRDYWRVGTANAHGTYVYLVWVIELDNHEIGSLAIGIPPGIVPKGLRQAYEQPDFRSMLSGLNIEVPLDLTVGKSKLKISEIRGLEAGDLVVLDDSDISHILWRKNDFEKLYINLSIPGKDNPDYTSMYYDGLEMLNMTEENNSDDILTDLPVELTAQFKSVQMPLQKIIELESGGILPLGLLMDSQLTLMAPGQKAIASGNLVIVGNQFGIKINKTKLHGNHPKAKLNQKAFDQKQITAQSQPTTPPQIQSPRKQSAHDLDLDHDLEELGIDPSELDDLEDLY, from the coding sequence CTTGATGATTTAATTCCTTGGTTTGAATCAAACTATAATGTTTATGAATTAATCAATGATTTTTGGGGTTTAGAAACTAAAAGTAGATTAGTCGCTGTAACTAAAGATATTAAAGATCAAGCTTGGAAAGGTTTGGTCGCTGAATGGGATTCGGACACACGTTTGAATGGACAGTTCAGGGTCAACAAGGATCTGATCAAAGGCTTGCTTAACTTGTCTTTGGGTGAAAGGAAAACCAAGCTTAACCTTGACGGCAAGAAGCCTGAATTCAAACTCAAAGATCTTAGTAAGCTCGAGATGAATATCTTTGAAAACTTTTTTATTGAATTAGAGAATTTTTGGAGAGATTATTGGAGAGTTGGTACAGCGAATGCCCATGGTACATACGTCTACTTAGTTTGGGTTATAGAACTTGATAATCATGAAATAGGTTCTTTAGCTATTGGGATACCCCCAGGAATAGTACCGAAAGGGCTCCGTCAGGCTTATGAACAGCCTGATTTCAGGTCAATGCTTAGTGGTTTGAATATTGAAGTGCCGCTTGACCTTACCGTCGGCAAGAGCAAATTGAAGATAAGTGAGATACGTGGGCTCGAAGCTGGTGATTTAGTTGTGCTTGATGACAGCGATATTAGCCATATTCTGTGGAGGAAGAATGATTTTGAAAAATTATACATAAATCTTTCAATTCCCGGGAAAGATAATCCTGATTACACGTCTATGTATTATGATGGACTAGAGATGTTGAATATGACTGAAGAAAACAATAGCGATGACATTCTAACTGATTTACCTGTAGAGCTTACGGCTCAGTTTAAATCTGTACAGATGCCATTACAAAAAATTATAGAACTTGAGTCAGGTGGAATTTTGCCACTTGGTTTATTGATGGATTCGCAGCTCACTTTGATGGCACCAGGTCAGAAAGCTATTGCCTCAGGAAATTTGGTGATTGTTGGTAATCAATTTGGCATCAAAATTAATAAAACTAAACTCCATGGAAATCACCCCAAAGCTAAATTAAATCAAAAGGCCTTTGACCAAAAACAAATCACGGCCCAAAGCCAACCTACTACTCCCCCTCAGATCCAATCCCCTCGTAAGCAATCAGCACACGACTTAGACCTTGATCATGACCTGGAAGAGCTGGGCATCGACCCAAGTGAGTTGGATGATTTAGAAGATCTTTATTAA